In Mercurialis annua linkage group LG5, ddMerAnnu1.2, whole genome shotgun sequence, a single genomic region encodes these proteins:
- the LOC126682584 gene encoding premnaspirodiene oxygenase-like: MNLKMLSFPFLILISVLFVLQAIWRKLKSSKPLNLPPGPSKLPIIGNMHQLIGGLPHHKLGALAKKYGPLFLLQIGQVPTAVISSPDTAKQVMKTHDTIFAQRPFLLVADIVFYKAADIGFARYGEHWRQMRKICILELLSAKRVQLFRPIREEAVSNLISSIYSSASSAINLTKMLNLLSCSIITRAAFGKKCLVDQEEFIPIVTEVVEMLAGFNIADLFPSIKLLHFITGIHYRLKKLHKKVDLVLENIINTHKKSRAASKIDLEDEDIVHVLLNLQEQGNLELPLTTDSIKAVILDLFIAGVDTSALTLGWVMSELIKNPRAMQKAQAEVRQLFGDKGIVDETGFEKLKYFKLIIKETLRLHPPAPLVPPREASEQCQIDGYDIPAMTRVLVNVWAIGRDPNYWIEPETFLPERFEDGRIDFKGNNFEYLPFGGGRRICPGISFAMATVELALAHLLFHFDWELPNGMKKEELDMTEDFLTSTKRKYDLNVVPIPYSRTN, translated from the exons ATGAATCTAAAAATGTTGTCATTTCCATTCTTAATACTGATTTCTGTGCTGTTTGTCCTTCAAGCAATATGGAGGAAATTAAAAAGCAGCAAACCTCTAAATCTACCCCCTGGACCATCGAAGCTCCCCATCATCGGAAACATGCACCAGTTAATCGGCGGTCTTCCCCATCATAAACTCGGAGCCTTGGCGAAGAAATACGGCCCCCTTTTTCTGCTTCAAATCGGACAAGTCCCAACAGCTGTGATTTCTTCACCGGACACTGCGAAACAGGTGATGAAAACACACGACACCATCTTCGCGCAGAGGCCCTTCCTCTTAGTTGCAGACATCGTCTTTTATAAGGCTGCGGATATTGGTTTTGCACGCTATGGTGAACACTGGAGACAAATGCGGAAAATTTGCATATTAGAGTTGCTTAGTGCAAAACGTGTGCAACTGTTCCGACCAATTCGAGAAGAAGCAGTATCGAATCTCATCAGTAGCATCTATTCTAGCGCATCATCCGCGATCAATCTTACgaaaatgttaaatttattaTCTTGTTCAATCATTACCCGAGCCGCGTTTGGTAAAAAATGCTTGGTGGATCAAGAAGAATTCATTCCAATTGTTACCGAAGTTGTGGAGATGCTAGCAGGCTTCAATATCGCCGACTTGTTCCCCTCTATCAAATTGCTCCATTTCATTACTGGAATTCACTATAGACTCAAGAAACTGCACAAAAAAGTTGATCTTGTGCTTGAAAACATAATCAATACTCATAAGAAATCCAGGGCCGCGTCTAAGATTGATTTGGAGGATGAAGATATCGTTCATGTTTTGTTAAATCTTCAAGAGCAAGGAAACCTTGAACTTCCTTTAACAACCGACAGTATTAAAGCTGTTATACTG GACCTTTTCATTGCGGGGGTTGATACATCGGCCTTAACTTTAGGATGGGTGATGTCGGAATTGATTAAGAACCCCAGAGCAATGCAGAAAGCGCAAGCAGAGGTTAGACAACTTTTCGGAGATAAAGGAATTGTTGATGAAACAGGCtttgaaaaattaaagtattttaagttaattattaagGAAACATTAAGACTCCATCCTCCGGCTCCATTAGTACCACCCAGAGAAGCTAGCGAGCAATGCCAAATCGATGGATATGATATACCCGCCATGACTAGAGTCCTTGTGAATGTATGGGCCATCGGAAGGGATCCTAATTATTGGATCGAACCTGAAACATTTTTACCGGAGAGATTTGAAGACGGTCGAATTGACTTCAAAGGTAATAATTTTGAATATCTGCCATTTGGTGGTGGAAGAAGGATATGTCCAGGGATATCATTCGCCATGGCCACTGTGGAACTTGCACTCGCACATTTACTCTTCCATTTTGATTGGGAGCTCCCCAATGGTATGAAAAAAGAAGAGCTGGATATGACTGAGGATTTTCTTACGTCAACTAAAAGGAAGTATGATTTAAACGTAGTTCCTATTCCATATTCTCGTACTAACTAA
- the LOC126681423 gene encoding uncharacterized protein LOC126681423 has translation MSVPLSFVSWNCRGGILFSRKQNFIRHLISSLNLAFIGLVETKKEHLDDFSVCKLWPNHDFQYEWIASTGASGGLLLIWSSVMLRNVSTSKGARWISMDFLFEDTSCRHILIYASNLASERVIFWQELSSLLEFASSIIISGDFNDILHPEDRLNSVGYSPSMLALGEFVNSSQLLDLPLQGRNFTWQNSFSRSRIDRCLISSAAGTIWPFMSLSALPGNLSDHVPICFRSPNTYDWGPKPFRSVDSWWDHEDFSKVVADGWSLACEKSPNLTIRLKELRLFVKKWNHDVFGDQRRKVKELTEDIFSKEASADYSPMSKEQRVLLGNLKKDLWTAERRLESIWIQKSRLKWSTEGDRNTKFFHSVASKHYRNNHISSIQVDENVVSEPSDIRSFIIDFFKSLYSQQEKHHYTLQGLIFDKILQEDGDSLILPFSEEEIFKAIYACGENKAPGPDGFNFYFFRRAWPCMKKEIREFFDDFYRYNSLPKGINTSFMVLVPKVAGSVNIKDYRPISLVNGFFKLLSKTLSLRLAPLLTKVISDS, from the coding sequence ATGTCTGTGCCTCTTTCGTTTGTGTCATGGAATTGCAGGGGTGGTATCTTGTTTTCAAGGAAGCAAAACTTTATTCGTCATTTAATTTCCAGCCTTAATCTAGCTTTCATTGGCTTGGTGGAAACTAAAAAGGAACATTTGGATGACTTTAGTGTTTGTAAACTGTGGCCGAATCATGACTTTCAATATGAATGGATAGCTTCTACGGGTGCGTCGGGGGGTCTGCTTCTAATTTGGAGTTCTGTAATGTTGCGCAATGTTTCTACTTCAAAGGGAGCACGATGGATATCTATGGATTTCTTGTTTGAAGATACCTCATGTCGTCATATTCTTATTTACGCAAGCAACTTGGCTTCGGAGAGGGTTATATTTTGGCAGGAACTTAGTTCGTTGTTGGAGTTTGCTAGTAGTATCATTATCAGTGGTGATTTTAACGATATTTTACATCCTGAAGATAGACTGAACAGCGTTGGGTATTCTCCGTCGATGTTAGCTTTGGGTGAGTTTGTGAATAGCTCACAGCTTCTTGACCTTCCACTTCAGGGCAGAAACTTCACGTGGCAGAATTCCTTTTCAAGGTCTCGCATCGATAGATGCCTAATCTCTTCAGCTGCAGGTACTATCTGGCCCTTCATGTCCCTTTCTGCTTTGCCAGGTAACCTTTCAGACCATGTTCCGATATGCTTTCGCTCACCAAATACTTATGATTGGGGCCCTAAGCCATTCAGATCCGTGGATTCCTGGTGGGATCACGAGGATTTTTCAAAGGTTGTTGCGGACGGATGGAGTTTGGCTTGTGAAAAGTCGCCTAACCTTACTATCAGACTCAAAGAGCTTCGGCTGTTTGTAAAAAAGTGGAATCATGATGTCTTCGGTGATCAGAGAAGAAAGGTTAAAGAACTCACAGAGGATATTTTTTCGAAAGAAGCTTCAGCAGATTATAGTCCTATGTCGAAAGAGCAAAGGGTGTTGTTGGGTAATCTTAAAAAAGATCTATGGACAGCAGAGAGAAGATTGGAGTCCATTTGGATTCAAAAGTCAAGACTAAAATGGAGTACAGAAGGTGACAGGAATACAAAGTTCTTTCATAGTGTTGCCTCCAAACACTATCGAAATAACCACATCTCTTCAATTCAAGTTGATGAGAATGTTGTCTCAGAGCCTAGTGATATTCGGTCTTTTATTATAGATTTCTTCAAATCGCTTTATAGTCAACAAGAGAAGCATCACTATACTCTTCAAGGGctgatttttgataaaattttgcagGAGGATGGTGATTCCTTGATCCTTCCTTTCAGCGAAGAGGAAATATTTAAGGCCATTTATGCATGTGGTGAAAACAAGGCTCCAGGCCCGGACGGTTTCAACTTTTACTTCTTTAGACGAGCTTGGCCCTGTATGAAAAAAGAAATTAGAGAGTTTTTCGATGATTTCTACCGCTACAATTCTCTACCAAAAGGCATTAACACATCGTTCATGGTTTTGGTTCCTAAAGTTGCAGGGTCGGTGAACATTAAAGACTATAGACCTATTAGTTTAGTTAATGGTTTCTTTAAGCTACTCTCGAAAACTCTTTCTTTAAGATTAGCACCATTACTAACTAAGGTTATTTCAGATAGTTAA